One genomic window of Camelina sativa cultivar DH55 chromosome 5, Cs, whole genome shotgun sequence includes the following:
- the LOC104787474 gene encoding probable purine permease 18 — translation MEKITEPSKQTTTEESANPEPDQILSPRRSLQLNQKKWWISVLLCLFLVLLGDSLVMLLLNFFYVQDNREESDQDLQYKGTWLQALVQNAAFPILIPLFFIFPSPKSNQETNNTRFLSFRLIVLYVVLGILVAAHSKLFALGKLYANYGIFTLISATQLIFTTIFTAFINRFKFTRWIILSIITTILIYVFGSPEFGGEPDENEEFYNIQAWLTFSGSVAFALSLCLIQLGFEKLLVKTKRYGNKKVFRMVLEMQICVSFVASVVCLVGLFASGEFKELKGDGERFKKGETYYLLSLIGLALSWQVWAVGLVGLVLYVSGVFGDVVHMCTAPLVALFVVLAFDFMDDEFSWNRIGTLIATVVALGSYFYTLHKRNKKNMVELYQRENNIEV, via the coding sequence ATGGAGAAGATAACCGAACCTTCCAAACAGACAACAACAGAAGAATCAGCAAATCCAGAACCAGACCAAATCTTGAGTCCAAGAAGATCGTTGCagctaaatcaaaagaaatggtGGATCTCTGTTTTATTATGTCTTTTCTTAGTCTTGCTCGGAGATTCTCTCGTCATGCTTCTCTTGAACTTCTTCTACGTTCAAGACAACCGAGAAGAGAGTGACCAAGATCTACAATACAAAGGAACATGGTTGCAAGCTTTGGTCCAAAACGCTGCGTTTCCAATCCTTATccctctctttttcattttcccTTCACCAAAATCTAACCAAGAAACCAACAATACTCGTTTCCTCTCATTTCGTCTCATCGTCCTATACGTTGTTCTTGGTATTCTTGTTGCTGCTCACAGCAAATTGTTTGCACTCGGGAAGTTATACGCAAACTATGGCATCTTCACTCTGATTTCCGCGACTCAGTTGATCTTTACCACGATTTTTACAGCCTTTATTAACCGTTTCAAGTTTACCAGATGGATTATCTTATCGATAATCACCAccattttgatttatgttttcgGTAGTCCTGAATTTGGAGGAGAGCCTGATGAAAACGAAGAATTCTACAACATCCAAGCTTGGTTAACTTTTTCTGGATCTGTTGCTTTCGCGTTATCGCTCTGTTTGATCCAACTCGGGTTTGAGAAGCTATTGGTGAAGACAAAGAGATATGGTAACAAGAAAGTGTTTAGAATGGTCTTGGAGATGCAAATATGCGTCTCTTTTGTCGCCTCGGTTGTTTGTCTCGTGGGTTTGTTTGCGAGTGGCGAGTTTAAAGAACTGAAAGGCGACGGCGAGAGGTTTAAGAAAGGAGAAACGTATTACCTTTTGAGTTTGATCGGGTTGGCTTTGTCGTGGCAGGTTTGGGCGGTCGGACTGGTAGGTTTGGTGCTCTATGTTTCGGGTGTCTTTGGTGATGTCGTTCATATGTGTACTGCGCCACTTGTGgctttgtttgttgtgttggCATTCGATTTTATGGATGATGAGTTTAGTTGGAATAGAATTGGTACTCTGATAGCAACAGTTGTGGCTTTAGGATCTTACTTCTACACTCTgcacaaaagaaacaagaagaacatGGTGGAACTTTACCAAAGAGAGAACAATATTGAAGTTTAG